In Anaerococcus prevotii DSM 20548, the genomic window GAATGGCAAATGACTCCCACTACGGCCTTGGTGGAGGAATCTACTCCAACGACCTATATAGGATAATGGATGTTTCAAATAGACTAAAGACAGGAAGAATTTGGGTTAACACCTACAACCAATTCCCAGCAGGTGCATCATTCGGTGGCTACAAGGATTCTGGTATAGGTAGGGAAACAGACAAACTTGCCCTTGAAGCCTACACTCAAGTTAAAAATATTATCATTGATTCCTCAAAAGAAAAATTAGGTTTCTATTAAAAATACTGAAATAAAAATACGCATGTTAAAAGCCAACCCTTTACTGGATTGGCTTTTTCTTTAGAATGAAACTTTAAATATTAGTGCTATGACACAAAGGATAATGGCAATTGGTGTGTAGATATATTTTCCAATCTTGTACCACTTATCCCCGTATTTTTTCTCAGATCCTTGATTAATCTCTCCAATAAGCTTATCCTTAGCCAATACATAAAACCATGTTACAGCTCCGATAGAAGCTCCAATTGGGATGATGTAGATAGAGATTATGTCCATAAATGGTCCCCATTGGCTAATCATTTCCATATTGACTCCCAAGCCAAATACGAAAATTCCAATTAGGACTAGGGCTAGGTTTCTTTTTATCTTTGGATACCTGTTCATAAGAGACTCTGCTACTACCTCAAACATATTCTGTAGGGATGAAATGCCTGCGAGTATTACCGCAAGATATAAGATTATTGCAAATAATCTACCTAAGAACATATCTTGTAGGATGGTAGGTAAGACTTGGAACAATAAACCTGGTCCACCTGCCTGATCCATTCTATAGACCATGATAGCAGGGATTATAACGCAAGATGATAAGAGTGCTGCTATAGTATCGAGCAGGCCTGTCATCTTGGAAGAAGATACAATATCCTCATCCTTACTTAGGTAGGCTCCACAAACTATCATCCCAGATCCCGTTACAGAAAGAGAAAAGAAGGCCTGGCCCATAGCTTGGACTATGGTATTGATATTCAAAGCTTCGCTATCATATCTAAACATATACTTATAGCCTTCGATTGCCCCATCAAGTGTTAAAATCTTAATTGCCAAAATGACAAAAAGAACAAAGAAAGTAGGCATCATAAATTTGTTAGATTTCTCTATCGTCCTAGCCCCTCCTATACAAGTAATAAGAGTTATCACGATAATTGCAAAATGAAACCCAACTACTGAGTAAGGCTTTTGGGAGAAGCTATCAAACCAATTAGTAGTATCAGCATGCATCAAAGATCCTGTAAGAGAATCCAACAAGGCCTTACTTATATAAGAAACAATTACAGCATAGCCTACTGCTATAAACAAGGAACCCAACAGAGGGACAAATCCTATGTACTTTCCTATAAGGGTATCCTTATTCTTGCTTTTAAAAGATTTGTAATAAGCACCTAAGGTTCCAGTACCTGCAAGCCTACCAACTGCAAACTCGCTAGATAGTCCCACATAGGAAAAAATGACTATAAATAACAAATAAGCTAGGAAAAATACTAGACCTCCCTGCTGGAACTTGTAAGGAAAACCCCGGACGTTTGCCATGCCGACAGCAGAACCAACCGCTGTTAATATAAAACCAATTTTTGAATTAAATTTATTCATATAAACTCCTTAACTTTAATATGTCTATATCGCTTTAAAGTATGTTAGTATTATATCCCAAACTTTAAATAAGTAAAGTTTTTTCTAAAATTTCCATCTAAAAAATCCCCGAAGGGATTTTACATTATTATTGTCAAAAGACAAATCACTATTACAAGTGGTGTATATAGATACTTTCCTATCCTATACCAACCTTGTCCATATTTTCTAAAAGAACCTAGGTCGATCTCACTTATTAGAGTCTTCTTATCTAAGACATAAAACCAAGTTATAGCACCAATCATCGCCCCTATAGGGATGATGTAGATTGATATAATATCCATAAAAGGCCCCCATTGGCTGACCTTCTCCATATTCATACCTACTAGAAATACTAAGGCTCCTATTGCTATTAGGACAATTTTTCTATCCAATTTCTTAAATACATAGGTCACTGACTCAACTACTACCTCAAACATTATCTGAAGAGATGAAATACCTGCAAATAATACAGCAAGATAGAGGATAATTGAAAAGAACCTCCCTCCTTCTATATTTTGTAGGATTGTAGGTAGAACTTGGAATAAGAGCCCTGGACCACCTGCCTGATCCATAGAAAAAACTACGACAGAAGGAATCATCACAAAGGCAGCAACCATTGCAGCTATTGTATCTAGAAGACCTGTCATCTTAGATGAATAGATTATATCCTCGTCCTTGTGAAGATAAGCCCCGCAGATCATCATGGCTGAACCAGTAATCGATAAGGAAAAGAAGGCCTGACCCATGGCTGATACCACATTTCCTATACTTATCATCGACCTATCTATCCTAAACATATACCTATAGCCATCCATAGCATTTGGTAGGCTGATAATCTTTATAGCTATAACTACAAAGAGGATGAAAAAGGCTGGCATCATAAACTTACTTGATTTTTCTAAAGTTTTGGCAGAACCAAGACAATTAATCAAGGTCAAAATAATTACACAAAGATGATATGGCCAAACTGAAAAGTCCCTTTCAGATAAGTCCTTGTACCAACTTCCTACATCAACACTCATCAAAGTCCCAGTAATAGAATCAACCAAGGCCCTAAAAATATAAGCAACTACAACTGCATAGCCAATCGTAAGAAGTATAAGGCCAATGAGGGGAAGAATTGATATAGCACGCCCAAGTTTAGGGCTTTTTCCCTTGCTTTCAAAGGCATTCTCGTAAGATCCGATAGTACCTGCCTCTGCAATTCTTCCTATAGCAAACTCACTTGAAAGCCCTACATAGGAAAAAAGACCTATAAAGAAGATATAGACTAAGAGGAAAAAAAGTCCCCCTTCCTGGAGCTTGTAAGGAAAGCCCCAAACATTGGCCATACCCACAGCAGATCCCACTGCCGTTAGTATAAAGCCAAGTCTAGAATTAAATTTGTTCATATTATTCCTTTCTATAAATAAGCTAGTAAAATTAAAGATTAAACAAAATCTCTACCCATTAATGTCTATGACCTAATAATCATTAAGAGATCTCTCGACTACGCTCGACGGTAGTTTGCGGATTCAGGACAAGCGTAGCTTGACCTTTATCTCGCAAAGCCTCGATTAAGGTCTGTCATCAATTCACTAACGTTCATTGTGACCAGAACCATTAGATATAAGGGTTTGAAAGAAAATGAAGTTTTCTAGAAGTATTAGAACGCCATTAGACGTTCTTTTGACTTTTGTTCCTAAGAAACAAAAGTCACTGCACTATTTGTCTTTCAGACAAACAGTGGCCCACCAGGAGGGCAACCTTGCTTCGACCGAACGTAGTGAGTGGAGAAGCCTCGCGAGAAATAGTAAAATTATAATTATTTTAAAACTCATAATTAAATCAAAACTTCCATTAACGCCATCTCGAACGCATGTGAGAGATCTGCAGTCTATGATGACATGTAAATAATACGTTTTAAGTCATCTACGCTCATCCTTAGCTAACAAAAACCCAAATCTAACATGTCCCAAGGTTCTGTAGACCTCTCACATAAAGTTCGATCAACTGTAGATTATAGTTTTCTCTATTTAGAGAGATCTCTCGACTACGCTCGACGGTAGTTTGCGGATTCAGGACAAGCGTAGCTTGCCTTTATCTCGCAAAGCCTCGATTAAGGTCTGTCATCAATTCACTAACGTTCATTGTGACCAGAACCATTAGACATAAGGGTATGTAAGAAAACGAAGTTTTCTCTCCTTTTCCCTTATTTCGACTGAACGAAGTGAATGGAGAAATCTCACAAGAAATAGTAAAAAATATAATTATTTTAATATTATAGATAAATCATATTATTTAAATAACGTCACCATCTCTAATTGGACTATCATAGTGAGTCTAACGTACTGTGATCGCTATAAGGGTAGAGGGAAACTCTTATTTATATTTTTCCTGCAAGCTCTTTACTAGCTTTTCGTCTTCGAAGTAGTTGATGCCCATAGCTTTTTTTACTTCTTCGACCTTTGATCTTCCAGCTTCTCTTGCTTTTGCTGTTCCTTCTTCTAGGATTTTAAATACTTTTTCTAGGTCTTTTTCGTATTCGGCACGTCTTTTTCTAATTGGCTCTAGCTCGTCTTCTAGGACCTTGATTAGGAATTTCTTAACCTTTACATCTCCCAGACCTCCCCTTCTGTAATGATCTTTAAGAGCTTCTAGGTTTTCGTATTCAGGAAGGAATTCCTTAAAATGCTCAGGTTTTGAGAATACATCTAGATAGGTAAAGACGATATTTCCTTCAACCTTGCCTGGATCTTCGATATTGATATGGTCTGGGTCTGTGTACATGCTCATTACTTTTTTCTTGACAGTTTTCTTATCATCTGCAAGGTAGATTGCATTACCCAAGGACTTGCTCATCTTAGCTCCTCCATCAATTCCTGGCATACGTCTTGCGATTTTTGCCTCTGGAAGAACTGCCTTTGGCTCTACGAAAGTCTCTCCATAAATGTGGTTGAAGCTTCTAGCAATCTCTCTTGCTTGCTCAAGCATTGGCTCTTGGTCTTCTCCTACTGGAACTATATTTGCATCAAAGAGAAGTATATCAGCAGCTTGGCTTACAGGATATATTAGAAATCCTGCTGGTAGAGATGTTTCAAAGTCTCTTAGTTTAATTTCTGACTTAACTGTAGGGTTTCTCTCGAGTCTTGATAGGGTAACAAGATTTAGGAAGTAGAAGGTAAGCTCTGTTAGCTCTGAGACTTGGGATTGGACGAAGAAGGTCACCTTTTCTGGGTCAAGTCCCACACTAAGATAGTCTAGGGCTACTTCTATTAGATTTTCCCTAATTTTTCCTGGATCGTCGAAGTTATCTGTGAGGGCTTGACTGTCTGCAATCATGATATACATCCTATCGTAATTACCCTCATTTTGCATAATTACTCTGTTTTTTAAGCTTCCTACATAGTGTCCTAGGTGAAGTCTGCCTGTTGGTCTGTCACCTGTTAGTATTATATC contains:
- a CDS encoding sodium-dependent transporter, encoding MNKFNSKIGFILTAVGSAVGMANVRGFPYKFQQGGLVFFLAYLLFIVIFSYVGLSSEFAVGRLAGTGTLGAYYKSFKSKNKDTLIGKYIGFVPLLGSLFIAVGYAVIVSYISKALLDSLTGSLMHADTTNWFDSFSQKPYSVVGFHFAIIVITLITCIGGARTIEKSNKFMMPTFFVLFVILAIKILTLDGAIEGYKYMFRYDSEALNINTIVQAMGQAFFSLSVTGSGMIVCGAYLSKDEDIVSSSKMTGLLDTIAALLSSCVIIPAIMVYRMDQAGGPGLLFQVLPTILQDMFLGRLFAIILYLAVILAGISSLQNMFEVVAESLMNRYPKIKRNLALVLIGIFVFGLGVNMEMISQWGPFMDIISIYIIPIGASIGAVTWFYVLAKDKLIGEINQGSEKKYGDKWYKIGKYIYTPIAIILCVIALIFKVSF
- the trpS gene encoding tryptophan--tRNA ligase, with amino-acid sequence MKDIILTGDRPTGRLHLGHYVGSLKNRVIMQNEGNYDRMYIMIADSQALTDNFDDPGKIRENLIEVALDYLSVGLDPEKVTFFVQSQVSELTELTFYFLNLVTLSRLERNPTVKSEIKLRDFETSLPAGFLIYPVSQAADILLFDANIVPVGEDQEPMLEQAREIARSFNHIYGETFVEPKAVLPEAKIARRMPGIDGGAKMSKSLGNAIYLADDKKTVKKKVMSMYTDPDHINIEDPGKVEGNIVFTYLDVFSKPEHFKEFLPEYENLEALKDHYRRGGLGDVKVKKFLIKVLEDELEPIRKRRAEYEKDLEKVFKILEEGTAKAREAGRSKVEEVKKAMGINYFEDEKLVKSLQEKYK
- a CDS encoding sodium-dependent transporter, with the translated sequence MNKFNSRLGFILTAVGSAVGMANVWGFPYKLQEGGLFFLLVYIFFIGLFSYVGLSSEFAIGRIAEAGTIGSYENAFESKGKSPKLGRAISILPLIGLILLTIGYAVVVAYIFRALVDSITGTLMSVDVGSWYKDLSERDFSVWPYHLCVIILTLINCLGSAKTLEKSSKFMMPAFFILFVVIAIKIISLPNAMDGYRYMFRIDRSMISIGNVVSAMGQAFFSLSITGSAMMICGAYLHKDEDIIYSSKMTGLLDTIAAMVAAFVMIPSVVVFSMDQAGGPGLLFQVLPTILQNIEGGRFFSIILYLAVLFAGISSLQIMFEVVVESVTYVFKKLDRKIVLIAIGALVFLVGMNMEKVSQWGPFMDIISIYIIPIGAMIGAITWFYVLDKKTLISEIDLGSFRKYGQGWYRIGKYLYTPLVIVICLLTIIM